In a genomic window of Pangasianodon hypophthalmus isolate fPanHyp1 chromosome 1, fPanHyp1.pri, whole genome shotgun sequence:
- the pklr gene encoding pyruvate kinase PKLR isoform X1, whose protein sequence is MDSFIQQQQGHSGVGDSFLEHLCLLDIDQEPIAARNTGIICTIGPASRSVSKLQAMVKAGMNIARLNFSHGTHEYHRESIRNIREAVESLTSDPLTYRPVAIALDTKGPEIRTGLVRGLVDGEVKLERGSVVTVVTAEADRNVTDGSRVWVDYPDLSRVVKTGGTIYIDDGLIALTVLHIGDGWVKTRVESGGILCSRKGVNLPGAELVNLPAVSERDRADLQLGVDEGVDIVFASFIRCAEDVRAVRRALGPSGAKIKVISKVENRQGVQNFDEILRESDGVMVARGDLGIEIPAEKVFIAQKMMIGRCNSAGKPVICATQMLESMVCNARPTRAESSDVANAVLDGADCVMLSAETAKGRYPVEAVSMMHSICREAEAALFHQRVFEDLRRLTALSSDPTEVTAIGAVESSFKCSAGAIIVLTTSGRSAHLLSRYRPRCPIIAVTRNAQMARQSQLLWGVFPALFQVAPAKIWADDVDNRVTFGMDIGKVQGFFKPGDMVIIVTGWSPGSGHTNIMRAVTVS, encoded by the exons ATGGACTCGTTTATTCAGCAACAGCAGGGTCACTCGGGTGTTGGTGACTCTTTCCTGGAACATTTGTGTTTATTGGACATTGATCAGGAGCCAATCGCAGCACGCAACACTGGCATCATCTGCACCATCG GCCCAGCGTCTCGCTCTGTGTCGAAGCTGCAGGCTATGGTGAAGGCAGGAATGAACATTGCTCGTCTCAACTTCTCCCATGGAACCcacgag TATCACAGAGAATCTATCCGGAATATTCGTGAAGCAGTGGAGTCATTGACCTCTGACCCTCTGACCTATCGACCAGTGGCCATTGCCTTGGATACCAAAGGACCCGAAATACGCACTGGCCTGGTACGAGGG ctcGTGGATGGTGAGGTAAAGCTGGAGCGTGGCTCTGTGGTGACGGTGGTGACGGCGGAAGCGGATCGGAATGTGACGGATGGTTCCCGTGTTTGGGTGGATTATCCTGATCTGTCCCGCGTGGTAAAGACAGGAGGAACCATTTACATCGATGATGGACTCATCGCCCTCACAGTGCTGCACATCG GTGACGGGTGGGTGAAGACTCGGGTGGAGAGTGGTGGCATTCTTTGTAGCCGTAAAGGTGTGAACCTGCCGGGGGCAGAGTTAGTGAACTTGCCTGCAGTGAGTGAACGGGACAGAGCCGACCTGCAGCTGGGAGTGGACGAGGGAGTGGACATCGTCTTCGCTTCCTTCATCCGCTGTGCCGAGGATGTGAGGGCCGTTAGGAGGGCTCTAGGACCCAGTGGAGCTAAAATCAAAGTCATCAGCAAGGTGGAAAACAGACAGGGCGTGCAGAA TTTTGATGAGATACTGAgggagagtgatggagtgatggttGCTCGTGGTGATTTAGGGATTGAGATTCCAGCAGAGAAAGTGTTCATCGCACAGAAGATGATGATTGGACGCTGCAACTCAGCGGGAAAACCAGTCATTTGTGCCACACAG atgttggAGAGTATGGTATGTAATGCCCGGCCAACCCGTGCTGAGAGTAGCGATGTAGCCAACGCTGTGCTGGATGGAGCCGACTGTGTCATGCTGTCTGCAGAGACGGCTAAAGGGCGCTAcccagtggaggcagtgtccATGATGCACtca ATCTGCAGGGAGGCTGAGGCGGCTCTGTTCCACCAGCGGGTGTTTGAGGATCTGAGACGTCTCACTGCTCTCAGCTCAGACCCCACAGAGGTGACGGCGATCGGAGCAGTCGAGTCGAGTTTCAAATGCAGTGCAGGGGCCATCATCGTCCTCACTACCTCTGggag GTCTGCCCATCTGCTATCTCGGTACCGCCCCCGCTGTCCCATCATTGCTGTGACGAGGAATGCTCAGATGGCCCGCCAATCACAGCTGCTCTGGGGAGTATTCCCCGCCCTCTTCCAAGTCGCCCCTGCTAAGATTTGGGCTGATGATGTTGACAACAGGGTCACCTTTGGCATGgacatag gtaaagTGCAAGGCTTCTTTAAACCAGGTGACATGGTGATCATAGTGACTGGATGGAGCCCTGGATCTGGACACACAAACATCATGAGAGCAGTGACAGTGTCATGA
- the pklr gene encoding pyruvate kinase PKLR isoform X2 yields the protein MDSFIQQQQGHSGVGDSFLEHLCLLDIDQEPIAARNTGIICTIGPASRSVSKLQAMVKAGMNIARLNFSHGTHEYHRESIRNIREAVESLTSDPLTYRPVAIALDTKGPEIRTGLVRGLVDGEVKLERGSVVTVVTAEADRNVTDGSRVWVDYPDLSRVVKTGGTIYIDDGLIALTVLHIGDGWVKTRVESGGILCSRKGVNLPGAELVNLPAVSERDRADLQLGVDEGVDIVFASFIRCAEDVRAVRRALGPSGAKIKVISKVENRQGVQNFDEILRESDGVMVARGDLGIEIPAEKVFIAQKMMIGRCNSAGKPVICATQMLESMVCNARPTRAESSDVANAVLDGADCVMLSAETAKGRYPVEAVSMMHSICREAEAALFHQRVFEDLRRLTALSSDPTEVTAIGAVESSFKCSAGAIIVLTTSGSSSSSGLPICYLGTAPAVPSLL from the exons ATGGACTCGTTTATTCAGCAACAGCAGGGTCACTCGGGTGTTGGTGACTCTTTCCTGGAACATTTGTGTTTATTGGACATTGATCAGGAGCCAATCGCAGCACGCAACACTGGCATCATCTGCACCATCG GCCCAGCGTCTCGCTCTGTGTCGAAGCTGCAGGCTATGGTGAAGGCAGGAATGAACATTGCTCGTCTCAACTTCTCCCATGGAACCcacgag TATCACAGAGAATCTATCCGGAATATTCGTGAAGCAGTGGAGTCATTGACCTCTGACCCTCTGACCTATCGACCAGTGGCCATTGCCTTGGATACCAAAGGACCCGAAATACGCACTGGCCTGGTACGAGGG ctcGTGGATGGTGAGGTAAAGCTGGAGCGTGGCTCTGTGGTGACGGTGGTGACGGCGGAAGCGGATCGGAATGTGACGGATGGTTCCCGTGTTTGGGTGGATTATCCTGATCTGTCCCGCGTGGTAAAGACAGGAGGAACCATTTACATCGATGATGGACTCATCGCCCTCACAGTGCTGCACATCG GTGACGGGTGGGTGAAGACTCGGGTGGAGAGTGGTGGCATTCTTTGTAGCCGTAAAGGTGTGAACCTGCCGGGGGCAGAGTTAGTGAACTTGCCTGCAGTGAGTGAACGGGACAGAGCCGACCTGCAGCTGGGAGTGGACGAGGGAGTGGACATCGTCTTCGCTTCCTTCATCCGCTGTGCCGAGGATGTGAGGGCCGTTAGGAGGGCTCTAGGACCCAGTGGAGCTAAAATCAAAGTCATCAGCAAGGTGGAAAACAGACAGGGCGTGCAGAA TTTTGATGAGATACTGAgggagagtgatggagtgatggttGCTCGTGGTGATTTAGGGATTGAGATTCCAGCAGAGAAAGTGTTCATCGCACAGAAGATGATGATTGGACGCTGCAACTCAGCGGGAAAACCAGTCATTTGTGCCACACAG atgttggAGAGTATGGTATGTAATGCCCGGCCAACCCGTGCTGAGAGTAGCGATGTAGCCAACGCTGTGCTGGATGGAGCCGACTGTGTCATGCTGTCTGCAGAGACGGCTAAAGGGCGCTAcccagtggaggcagtgtccATGATGCACtca ATCTGCAGGGAGGCTGAGGCGGCTCTGTTCCACCAGCGGGTGTTTGAGGATCTGAGACGTCTCACTGCTCTCAGCTCAGACCCCACAGAGGTGACGGCGATCGGAGCAGTCGAGTCGAGTTTCAAATGCAGTGCAGGGGCCATCATCGTCCTCACTACCTCTGggag CTCCTCCTCTTCAGGTCTGCCCATCTGCTATCTCGGTACCGCCCCCGCTGTCCCATCATTGCTGTGA
- the LOC113525473 gene encoding cytochrome P450 11B, mitochondrial translates to MFTSSVRSVVRSRALRASVPGDREMKGEVDGGVDRGMAREKEQRDRRREGCSGRVRSFEEIPHTGRNGWMKLLHFWRNGTFSHLHKHMEQNFNTLGPIYRQYLGSQCSVNILLPVDIAELFHSEGQNPRRMTLQPWDTHRETRKHSKGVFLKNGAEWRSDRLLLNREVMLSSAVRRFLPLLDEVARDFTRVLRCKVQAEGQMENDTHTLTFDPSPELFRFALEASCHVLYGERIGLFSSEPSQESERFIWAVERMLNTTPPLLYVPRPLLRFHTPLWTQHATAWDHIFSHAEERIQRVYERLQARGGSVGGAADGSQFPGVLRLLMERGQLPLELIRANITELMAGGVDTTAVPLQFALFELARNPGVQECVRAQVQSSWLRAEGNPHKALQGAPLLKATVKETLR, encoded by the exons ATGTTCACCTCATCTGTTCGCTCGGTGGTGAGGAGCAGAGCACTGAGGGCCTCGGTGCCTGGAGATAGAGAGATGAAGGGAGAGGTGGATGGAGGGGTGGACAGAGGGATGGctagagagaaagagcagagagacagaaggagagagggatgCAGTGGACGAGTGAGGAGTTTTGAAGAGATTCCACACACAGGTCGTAATGGCTGGATGAAGCTTCTGCACTTCTGGAGGAACGGAACGTTCAGCCACCTTCACAAACACATGGAGCAAAACTTCAACACACTCGGCCCCAtttacag gcaGTACCTGGGCTCTCAGTGCAGTGTGAACATATTGCTCCCAGTTGATATTGCTGAACTCTTCCACTCTGAGGGACAGAATCCACGCCGAATGACGCTGCAACCATGGGACACGCACCGCGAGACACGCAAACACAGCAAAGGGGTCTTCCTCAa AAATGGAGCTGAGTGGCGCTCTGACCGGTTGTTGTTGAACCGTGAGGTGATGTTGAGTTCAGCTGTACGCCGTTTCCTGCCGCTGTTGGACGAGGTGGCGCGGGATTTCACTCGTGTTCTGCGGTGTAAAGTCCAAGCTGAAGGACAGATGgagaatgacacacacacgctgacctttgaccccagcCCTGAGCTTTTCCGCTTTGCTCTGGAAG cgAGTTGTCATGTTCTTTATGGTGAGCGTATTGGTCTTTTCTCATCTGAGCCGTCTCAGGAGTCTGAGCGCTTTATTTGGGCGGTGGAGCGAATGCTGAACACGACTCCGCCTCTCCTCTATGTGCCCCGCCCACTGCTCCGCTTCCACACACCCCTGTGGACACAACATGCGACTGCATGGGATCACATCTTCAGTCATG ctgaggAGCGGATCCAGCGTGTGTATGAACGGCTCCAGGCTCGGGGGGGCAGTGTTGGGGGAGCAGCAGATGGCTCACAGTTCCCCGGAGTGCTAAGGCTGCTGATGGAGAGAGGACAACTTCCTCTGGAGCTTATCAGAGCTAACATCACTGAACTGATGGCAGGAGGAGTCGATACT acGGCGGTTCCTCTGCAGTTTGCATTATTTGAGTTGGCGCGTAACCCCGGGGTTCAGGAGTGTGTGCGTGCTCAGGTGCAGTCGTCATGGTTACGGGCAGAGGGGAATCCCCATAAGGCTCTGCAGGGGGCGCCACTGCTCAAGGCCACAGTGAAGGAGACACTAAGGTAA
- the LOC113525476 gene encoding complexin-3-like gives MEAVMMKSLLAPFRKFTSYITETLQKDIWGSEGQRSKLMDHNPNVPRAYQSEQERERKLREARNMEKNAERAAMRAHFRRKYQLPTNAEDSRRVRAAVGKVVIPRHLTKMVQSETAQKEKSGLLSVFQNLSFSADFTHKTQRNTQYTKAKCT, from the exons atGGAGGCTGTGATGATGAAGTCCCTCCTTGCTCCCTTCAGGAAGTTCACTAGCTACATTACAGAAACACTGCAGAAGGACATCTGGGGGTctgaaggtcaaaggtcaaagctGATGGATCACAACCCCAATGTGCCGCGAGCCTACCAGTCCGAGCAGGAGagagagcg gaaGCTACGTGAGGCCAGGAACATGGAGAAAAACGCAGAGAGAGCAGCAATGAGAGCTCATTTCAGGAGGAAATATCAGCTCCCTACA AATGCTGAAGATTCGAGGCGTGTACGAGCCGCAGTTGGGAAAGTGGTCATCCCCCGCCACCTGACCAAAATGGTACAGTCCGAGACTGCACAGAAGGAAAAGTCTGGTTTACTGAGTGTGTTTCAGAACCTGAGCTTCAGTGCAGACTTTACACACAAGACACAACGCAACACGCAATACACAAAGGCTAAGTGCACATAG
- the clk2b gene encoding dual specificity protein kinase CLK2b isoform X2, translated as MLQDRYEIVSTLGEGTFGKVVQCIDHHRQGSHVALKIIKNVEKYKEAARLEINVLEKIKEKDPENKQLCVCMYGWFQYGGHVCISFELLSLSTFDFLKQNNYIPYTLEQVRHMAYQICSAVEFLHANRLTHTDLKPENILFINSDFTTCYNPDKQCEERVLKDTAVKVVDFGSATFDHEHHSTVISTRHYRAPEVILELGWSQPCDVWSIGCILLEYYLGYTLFQAHDNREHLAMMETIQGPIPSRMIRKTRKQKYFSGGHLDWDKNSPAGRHVTLICKPLCQYLLRESEDHCQLFSLLEMMLEFEPERRLSISSSLHHPFFSSLHNL; from the exons atGAGATTGTGAGTACCTTGGGGGAGGGGACTTTTGGCAAAGTGGTGCAGTGCATTGACCATCACAG acaagGCTCTCATGTTGCTCTgaagattattaaaaatgtggAGAAATACAAAGAAGCAGCTCGactggaaataaatgttttggAGAAAATCAAAGAGAAAGATCCAGAAAACAAACA gttgtgtgtgtgtatgtacggTTGGTTTCAGTACGGTGGTCACGTGTGTATCAGTTTTGAGTTGTTGTCTCTCAGCACATTCGACTTCCTGAAGCAGAATAATTACATTCCATACACACTGGAGCAGGTGAGACACATGGCCTATCAGATCTGCAGCGCTGTGGagt TCCTCCATGCTAACAggctaacacacactgatctgaaACCAGAGaatattctgtttattaacTCCGACTTCACCACCTGCTACAACCCTGACAAG cagtgtgagGAGCGTGTGTTAAAGGACACGGCAGTGAAGGTGGTGGATTTTGGCAGTGCGACGTTTGATCATGAACATCACAGCACCGTCATCTCCACACGACACTACCGTGCCCCTGAGGTCATCCTGG AGCTTGGGTGGAGTCAACCGTGTGATGTCTGGAGTATCGGCTGCATCCTGTTAGAGTACTACCTCGGATACACACTCTTTCAG gcTCATGATAACAGAGAACACTTAGCCATGATGGAGACAATACAAGGACCAATTCCTTCTAGAATGATCCGTAAAACAAG gAAGCAGAAATATTTCTCTGGAGGTCATTTGGACTGGGACAAGAATTCACCAGCAGGAAGACACGTCACACTCATCTGCAAACCACTATGT cAGTATTTATTACGTGAATCAGAAGATCACTGTCAGCTTTTCAGCCTGTTGGAGATGATGTTGGAGTTTGAACCTGAGCGGCGTCTGtccatctcctcctccctccATCACCCATTCTTCTCCTCCCTTCATAACTTATGA
- the clk2b gene encoding dual specificity protein kinase CLK2b isoform X4: MYGWFQYGGHVCISFELLSLSTFDFLKQNNYIPYTLEQVRHMAYQICSAVEFLHANRLTHTDLKPENILFINSDFTTCYNPDKQCEERVLKDTAVKVVDFGSATFDHEHHSTVISTRHYRAPEVILELGWSQPCDVWSIGCILLEYYLGYTLFQAHDNREHLAMMETIQGPIPSRMIRKTRKQKYFSGGHLDWDKNSPAGRHVTLICKPLCQYLLRESEDHCQLFSLLEMMLEFEPERRLSISSSLHHPFFSSLHNL, from the exons atgtacggTTGGTTTCAGTACGGTGGTCACGTGTGTATCAGTTTTGAGTTGTTGTCTCTCAGCACATTCGACTTCCTGAAGCAGAATAATTACATTCCATACACACTGGAGCAGGTGAGACACATGGCCTATCAGATCTGCAGCGCTGTGGagt TCCTCCATGCTAACAggctaacacacactgatctgaaACCAGAGaatattctgtttattaacTCCGACTTCACCACCTGCTACAACCCTGACAAG cagtgtgagGAGCGTGTGTTAAAGGACACGGCAGTGAAGGTGGTGGATTTTGGCAGTGCGACGTTTGATCATGAACATCACAGCACCGTCATCTCCACACGACACTACCGTGCCCCTGAGGTCATCCTGG AGCTTGGGTGGAGTCAACCGTGTGATGTCTGGAGTATCGGCTGCATCCTGTTAGAGTACTACCTCGGATACACACTCTTTCAG gcTCATGATAACAGAGAACACTTAGCCATGATGGAGACAATACAAGGACCAATTCCTTCTAGAATGATCCGTAAAACAAG gAAGCAGAAATATTTCTCTGGAGGTCATTTGGACTGGGACAAGAATTCACCAGCAGGAAGACACGTCACACTCATCTGCAAACCACTATGT cAGTATTTATTACGTGAATCAGAAGATCACTGTCAGCTTTTCAGCCTGTTGGAGATGATGTTGGAGTTTGAACCTGAGCGGCGTCTGtccatctcctcctccctccATCACCCATTCTTCTCCTCCCTTCATAACTTATGA